TGCCCCAGAATGCATTTACAGATGGCAACTTCTCGCTGGTGATCAAAGGTACTAAACAggatctttttctcttttatcccTAAGCTTTGCAAAGGTCTTTTTGCTTCAGTGCAAGCATTTGTTGAATAGCATAAATGACAAAAGTAGTTGGCTCAGCATGAAACATTCAACTtgtcctctcttctctcttatACTAGATGTTGCAGAGAGCGATGCAGGTGTATATTCATGTAATCTTCACCATCACTACTGCCACTTATATGAAACTGTGAAAATTCAACTAGATATCACCAAGAAAGGTGAGTGTGACAGCATGTGGTGTTCCTTTCTGCAAGGGGAAGTGTGGCAGCTGAAGTCCAGTGGCCCCCAGTGCTGAGCTGTCTAAAAGACTGATGGGGTAGAAGTGCAcccctgctgctgttcccacagCTTCTATGCAATGAGAACACCCAGGTTGGCCTGTGAGCCCTGATCTGCTCATCTGTGTTTTGATTCTTCTGTTATTCCTCTttcaagaacaaaacacaggaCAGTGTTCCTTGCACTTCTTCAGTAATTAGGGTATTTTGTGGGAAGGAAAGCATTTCCTGCTTGGAGAATCAAGGCGCAGTGTATTGAAGTCTGTTATTCTTATTCTATTCATGGTCTGTTGAATGTTCTTCCTGCATCCTGAAGCAAGAGATGAACTCTCACTTTTAAGGAATGGAAATGGCCGTGCTTAATGCACAGACTTGGGATGTGGAAGATATGGGTGCCTTTGTTCACTAAGTGCTAAACTGAGTGTGGGTGAGGTAACATTACCCTTGTGACACTTCAGGATCTTTGGAGAGGATGTGTTATAGGGTTGCAGGGTCTGAGAGCAACCTCAGGTGTGCATGTGTGTCCTTAAGCATGAGACAAGTGTGTAAAGATGTGCGTGTTATCTCTACAGCCAAAGCAGCGAAGGAATACTGGGATGGGGAGAAGGCTGTGATTGTTGCTTTGGAAGGCAGTACCGTGATGCTCCCTTGTGTCAACCGGAACCACATCTGGACCGAACGGCACAGTGAAGAGGAACAGCAAGTGGTCCATTGGGACAGGCAGCCCCCAGGGGTTCCCCATGACCGTGCTGACCGTCTCATTGACCTGTACGCCTCCGGTGAGCGTCGCTCTTATGGGCCTCTCTTCATTCGTCAGAAGATGAACATCACTGACACAGCCTTTGCCCTGGGTGACTTTTCCCTGCGAATTTCTGagctggaaaatgcagatgaaggCACTTATTCCTGCCACCTGCACCACCATTACTGCGGCCTGCACGAGCGTAGGATCTACCAGGTCTTTGTGACAGAGCCAGTGAGAGAGAAGAAGGTGGTGAATCTCACAACCCACAACAATGCCCCGGCTGTAGGTGAGTGGCTTCTGACTgcaggaggggggagggagtgTGGTCAAGGCAAACCTGTGCcctgcagaagcactgcagaCACCACTGAACTAAAGGTGCCACTCGAAGCAATGCTGGTGTTTCCTGTATGGTTTCTCCTGTTTGAGCCACGAGCAAAATGCCCTTAAAATCAGAGTTAGATAAAGTCTTGCCTCCCTCTCTCACTAATAGTGTGGTGCTCTAGTGTGTAGGCTGCATTCTTTCTGAGCTGTTCCCATTACAATTGTGTACCTGGAGCTACATTCTTCAAAATATTAGTGAGGATTCTCTGGTGTTGCTTTAACACTGAGCTGCACCCACAGTGGAGTGACCCACCCACCAGGTCTAACTACCCCTCCTGCTGTATTGCAGTGACATCatgtcctgctgctgtttgctctgctctgcagtgcttaaACACCCTAAGGCAAGCAAGCTGTTTTTCTAACAGACTCCCATTTCTGCTTGCTTCTATGAAACAGGAGAGGGTGTGGAGTAGGGGGTCGGTTCTATGCTGCCTTTGCTGTTACAACATGCTCCTGTTTGCATAAGCacttccctccctgctgcacaggggctcaagctgtgccaggtgCCAGACCCTGCAGAATCAACCACCAGGAATTTTCCTCCAcccttcagctttttttctttctctctttttcacattttccactGCAGTTGAGCTATCATTTGACAGCCTGTCCAAACCCCAAACCATCATGCTTAGTTCAGGCAGACAAATAAAATCCTGagttttaaatatacatatatatgtgaaaGCCCCTTAGGTATAGTTCCatcttaatgttttaaaatgctcaTTGTGGCTTAACATTTATTGGCTGCTTACCACAGACTTTAGACATTACTGTGTAGTAATGGTGATAGGAGGAAGCCTCCTCACCTCCCCACTGGGACCAAGGCTGGTGTCCAGAAGTCCTGGCTGTACAGAAGAGGGGCGGCCATTGGGGCTGTGCTGACACAGGGACCAGAACACACAAATCTCAGTCTCTTTGAGCACTATCAGAACCCACTGTGCAGATGGAAACTACATCTTGTTTCCACTGTTGCCCATCCAGGAATCTATTACCTGGCAGATCCTGCAGGTAATACAACCTGTTTGGGGCTCTCTTGGTTTAGTGCTGCTAAAGGAATTTGTCTTCCTAAGAAAAGCCATTTCCACCACCAGAAAGAACAGCCTTCGAGGAGCTTTATCCCCTGGGGGCAGGGAAGGATCAGCTGCTTTGAGAGCACCAGGCACAAAAATGTGCTGAGTCCATGGGAACAGGGAAAGGAGCTGAGATGCTGGAGTGCCTTTTTCAAGCCCCTCGCTGATGGGCAGCCTGTTTGTGTATAGCAGCAAAGGCTTGAGATATTGTGCCCCTATGTGAAGAGCTGTGCAGAAGTTTTCTAGGCTGTAACTTAAAGCCAGAATGAAACATCAGGagataacaaaagcaaagcaatgagatCTTTCTCAGCGAGCAACTATCGTTTCTGGCCTAACTCCAAAGCTCAGAGCTGTTTCCAGACAGGAAATTTCATCCTGTTTTGAACTATAAACATGAGTTCAATTCTGTTCCCAAGTCCCAGCAGAGTTAAGTGTGTTGTATGTCTACTAATTTAGTGTATTTTTACTCTGTGTTTGTTCTGGAGCGAGTGATTGAAGAATAGCCTGTCTTGCAGAACTACATTCTGTCCTTGACAGCCTAGACAAGAAAATGGGCCACGTATCCAACAGTTGTGAGCTCTCATGGTGCAGCTCTGTCCATTTATCCCAGCTGAAAGATCTGAGCCTTTTAAGTTTTGGTAAGGAAACATGAAGGCATCTCTTCCAGTTTTTCATTCCCCACCATTAGGAGTTATTTTCCAGTAGTTAGATCATGTGAATGGACGTACTGAGATATACTGAAGGATGCTGGTGATAGAATGAAGCTGCAACTCTGGTTTTGCAGCTTGCCATTCTAGTGACCTCTCTGATACTGGCTAAAGTTTCAGTTCAGATCCGACccttccctgcagtgctgtggtcCAGGAACAGGATGCATTTAGATCTGCTGCCTCAatggctgctccagcagctaCCATCTCATTATGGCAGCTCCTGAAGAAGCCCTTCGTGATGCAGAGGTTTGTTAAAGCAGAACTGTCACGTACACTGTTTGCAGCTTCACAAGTGGCTTTTTTGGTTTGGTATTTTTTAGTGGTGAAAAATACATGCTATAGCTTTGAGCAGGAGAGCCAGCACACACAAAGCATCCAGCATCTAGAGATGTGTTGGTTAGCTTAATAAGCTGCTTGCCTGCCCTGCTGTCATAGAGGGTGAGGTTGGACAAAATCAGTGCACttggtgctgtgtttttttttgtggggaaTATTGTGTTTCTGGACTCGGCCTATTTACAGTACTGAGCTGATGGAAATGAGCAGTTTCTAACATTCCCAAATGGCCTCAAAAGGAAAACCAGCTGTTGAAATAATGATGAACTTGCTGGCTTAGCTCGACTGCGACATTCTTGTTCGTGCTGATCAGTTCTGACCTTAACTGGTGCTGGAGATGTGGCTTCGCTTAAAGAGGAATACCAAAACGCTGCTGGGGAAGGCTGTTCGTGTTGGAATACAATTAGCTGGACACAAAGCCATGTCTCCATGTCTGATAACAAATGAGGCCGGCTGGCTGACTCTCATCCCTATGACTACTCAGTCCCAATGTTAAAATCGGTGCTTATTATTGGCTTGtttgcttcagaaaacactgctgaatgGCATCATGGCTCCGGGGATGTTTTCCCAATCTTTCCCCTTATTCCCTCTGACTGGGTATGGGATTAAACTCCCTGGAGGACGGTGGTCAGAACCCCGTGCTGATGCATTCAGCTCTATTCTGAAAAGCCTTCCCACAGCACAGTCTGTCCTATGGCTCTGCAGTCTGTGCCTGGATTTGTCTACTCCTCTGACAGTTGCAAGCAGAGAAGTCGCTCTCTTTGTATGTGCAACACATTGACCTATTTATTTGAGAGCTACAAAAAATGTTCCACGTAAAAGATGAGAGTTACCCTTTCCTATGCTGAGGAACTGCAGCGCTGCTGCACCCACAAGTGGAATGGAATCTTGGCTTTTCTTTGTGgggggttttattttatttattgggttttatttgatttaaaaggGAACTCGTTCTTTGGCACTGAAAATTCCTCCCACTCTGTAAATTACAACCCTTGGCTGGGAGTGGCCGCTTCATACTTCAGCTGTCTGGAGCCGGAGCGATGTGGTGTGTGTGTTGCAAGGGACCCAGAAGAGGGCTGTGCTACCCCAGAGCAACTCTGGGTTGTCTGTTGTGGCTTCTTGCTGGACTTGCTCTATGCTGTAAACAAGAGCAGCACTCTGATAAGCAGACAGCAGCATGGGGATGTGCAGTGGCCACTCAACATGCTTTTCAGTTCCACATATGAACCCACTTGCAAACATGCTTTGCTTTGAATGCCAGTCACAATgtattccttttctctctgtgctcagATCCAAATGTTGTCAGGGGCCACAATGTGATAAACGTCATCATCCCTGAGAGCCGCATCCACTTCTTCCAGCAGCTGGGCTACGTCCTGGCAACGCTGCTGCTCTTCATTGTCCTGCTCATCATCGTTGTCTTCATCACCCGCAAGCGTCGGCAGAGAGGTGAGTGCTGGAAAACTCCATCTCTGGAGTGCTGGGGAATGTCCTATGGCAGGAGAGGTGATTCTGCAGTTAATTACTTTGCAGCACATTGCTTGTTGGAAGCATCATAGCAGGCGACTGAATAGCTGCTACGTATTGCTGTTATCAGTGGTATCTGAGAGGTGTTGGTTGAATTGGATATAAGTGctcattctatttcttttccctgtttaGGTTATGAATACAACGTGAAGAAATATGGAGAGTAAGTATCATTACAGAATCTGCTGTCTGTGAGTAGAATACATAAGAACAAACTGGTCCTTTGCCTGTGCTGTCATTAAGAGCCTGAAACAGCTGAGGATCTGTTTGGTAGGAACACAGCCACCTACAGCACAGGCTGTCTGACagagtttatttgttttacactGTAGTCATTATTAGGGTAATGTTCCCAGGAAATACACGCTTCCTTAATGGTTGAATATCAAGAAGCAAATTTCATGCTGTCAAAgtgtggaaggagaaaatggcTTGTAGGGATCACTTGGCATCTCTGATTATAATTTGGGCACTGATTCACAGATTGTGTTTATGTGAGTTGTCTTTAGGAGGTAGTAGTCAAGGGGTAATGCATTTAACAAATAATTAAGTCCTATATGAGATTTTTTTAGCCATCCTCCAGATGTAAGGGCAATAAACAATTTAAGTTCTTGAGAAAGCtattgtgggggaaaaaaaggtgtaAAAGGAGCCAGTTATTAAAGGATGGACCAATAAccattttttcattcttgttgGTTTTCCAGGAAGGATGTAAATCTTAAAGAATTTACAGTCGACACAACAGATCTGACTCAGTACAGAAATGAAGACATCAGGCTGGGTATGTATCAGCCAGCAGCTGTATTCCATACCTGTTTGGAACTTCTTATAACTAAGGACTTTCTGATGACATTTCTACGTTCATTTTGTAGTAAGATAACTTTGTGGTTGTGAATGCACACTTAGGAGAATCTCATGTACTTTGAGTCTCAACGTTACTGCAGTAATGGCCCCAGTGAGCCAAAGGCAGATACAGAAGGTGAAGTAAGGAACAATGGAATAGCAGAGAGTGAGTTGCagacaagagcagcagcaagtaTAAATTGCTGTCATGATGGAAGACACTGTGGTACCTATGAGGAGCAGAGTTAAAGCATGATTGGTACCAGGAAAAACATACAGCAACCCTAAGATGTAGCATGTTATTCTGCTGAGCAGTTGGTTAACTCCATGAGTTAGTCTATCTGGAACTGATAGACCTAGGGTATTTCAGCGAAGGGCTGATCCCTTGCTtgtaaagctttgttttctcttaatgtTCTAATGGCTGTCTGAATTACATACTCTCCTCCCTTACACAGATTACAAAAACAACATCCTGAAGGAGAAGGCTGAGCAAGCCAGAAGTTTCCCAGCAAAGAACATTGATTTAGACAAAGGTAATAATGACCTGCTTCGCCTTAATTGGTGGCTGTAGGAACCTTCTGATGGGTTGGagaaggggggagggaagagcgCAATATAGCAGTGAGCTGACCAAGCCACAGGCAAATGAAGAATGGTAAACATcatgacaaatggcagcaggaaTGAGAAGCCAGTTCCCTTCCTGTCCTTTCATCATGGAGCCACAAGATGCAAGTAGTGATTAGGCTTTTAAAAGCTTCTGGCATGACACAAATAGAATTTTTCTCTATTGGAAAAAGAATGCCTAGCAGGGTTGGAATAGTGTGTTCTGTATTACAACCTCAGAGAGAGATGCATCTCAAAAATGTACTGGCATGgtatttgagaagaaaatgctgtgcaGATGGGTGCTGTGAGTTGAATTAATTTATGGGCAATAGGCAATCACTGACTTTATCCAACAAAACAGCTCCCTCCTTCTGGGAGCTGAATCTCCTTTTGTTTACCCAGTCTTAGTTCTGAATGCTATCTGTCAGTTTGCAGAGTTGAGCTTATGACAAGCTGTGCTTATAAGAAGGTACTATGGCTCCTTTCATATGAATTTAGAACATATTAAATGTGTCTGAAATGGCATCAAGAAGGGAATGATCCAGACGGTCCATGAGTTGCTTTAGATCTGCAGTTCTCAATGCAGTTCTCATGATATTTTACATACACATTGCAGAGATGATCTGTGCAATAGTTTGTATATCATAAATCTCACTGTGAGGTTTATGAAGAAGATACTAGGAACATGATGGACTGCAAATGGTCGCTTGTAACTGTATAACTAATTCCACATCACTGTGTGTTTCTTTGGATGGTTTGAAATGCCAGTCCAGGTAATGATCTCCATTTCAATTTGCTTTCAGACTTCAGGAAGGAATACTGTAAATGAAGACATTCCCAAGCTGCTGGCTGGACCAGAAGCTTCAATCAAAGATAGATGGAAAAGAGATGCCTTTCATGATACCATGTCCCTCCAGTTACCATACGTTTTTCATGTAGAGTTTCTTCCCAGTAAGCATGAGGGTatttgcaaatgctttctgaaagagTTAGGCCATCTGTCTTGCGTGCATTTATGATGGGTTTGGGTTTACTTTTCTTCTATTGTTCTCCCAGTCCTCcctcccattttctttctgatattattgttgtttttacGCATCAATGATTTTTATGAGCTGAATCAGCAGaccttttgcttttatgttaCTGCTTTAAATAAACCAACCTGCAACACTAATCTTAGCCATCATTATAtcaggcattttctttttcatgcaaTGTACTCATTAGAAGAATAACAGCAAAGCCTGATTGTGATCTCTCATATGCTGGTGTACATTGAGAGGAAGAGTACTGTCACTTAGCACTTTATATATTCCAGGTACAAAGAGTTGCTTATTCAGCCCTTCACAAATAACAATATAAATACCTCATCATACAAACAGGGAAATGTCAGCATCCTCTTTTTACAGGGGAAAGGGAGGCACATAGGTCTAGTTGCCACCAACGCAGTGTTGGGATCAGCTCCAAAGAGCTCTAGGAgtctgcttttgtatttctcaCTCTAAGCttgtttgttgatttgtttttgtttcagtgcaaaccaaaccaaattTGTCAGGAGCAAACACTTTCAGCTGCAGATGGAGGTCAAGTGCTGTAAAACCAGTGTCAGTTAGATCAGATCCAGAAACATTATGGACAGAGCTAAGCTCCTGTGTATCTGGAGTATGGTTTTCCTGCAGTCCTTGAGTGGATCCTCCCCACACAGTTCTTGTGAGCtcatcacacacaaaaaaggtaTGATTACAGCACAGTTAGACTGACTGTTGAATAACTTCCATCAGCTAATTATGAGGAACAAGACTAACAACACATCCCACCAAATAGCCTGTCAGGCACTGTGGTGGATCATGGTCCCCAAAGGAAGAAGCTAGTGAGGGGTATTTGTTCTggggtgtgtatgtgtgaggtagtggggctgtgggctgaAGTTCCACATCTAATTCTGCTGTATCAGGTGGGGGTGTCCAAAAACTTGGAAGTTGTTATTGTTATAATACAAGCAAGGTAAAGTGTCAGGAAAGccagaaaatctgaaaagctCTATACGGTGTCTCTGAGTGCTTGAGATATGCTGTGGCACCATTCCCAAACCATGGCACACCTCTGGTCCTTTGTGCATAGATGAAAATAAGGCTTCTTGGGCCCAGGTCCttatttgctttcccttctcccaaAGTATTCAGCCATTCCTAGGTTGCCTTTGGCAGGATCTGATTGGAACCTAGGCTGCATTCCTGCAGGTGTGTAAGGCTGCTCTGGTTATTCCATCAATGTGGCACTGTCTCAAATAATTGCCATTAatctctttctccctccctttcatGTCTGTGAGTCAAAGGTTGGAGATCTTTGCTTGCTGGTTCAGATTGCTTAGCACAGCTCATATAGACATCAGCTCAAAGCAGGGTTACTCATAAACTCCAGaggcatttaaatattttgtttgactTCTAGGCTGCAAAATAGCTTAAggggaaataaatgtatttgttcaCTGAAACAAGTGCTGGGAAGAGCTTGATGAGTTCCTCATCCTTGCTTGGATCTCGAGTTTGAATTTGGATAATGGTCAGACAAAGCAGTAATAACCCTCAGCTGATCAGAATGGGAGATTGAGTTGAGATTGTGGGCCTTTTTCATCAGGGGATGCATGCTCTGTGTGATTGGGCTGAGGATGTGAAACAGTGGTTTAGAAAAGCAGCCTGCCACATCCAGCGTGTGATTTACTAAGTTAAAATTCTGGCTGAAAGAAATCCAGGCAGGATTGCTGGCCATTGATCTGTGTGTTTTCAAACTGTTGAAAGAAACCAGAAGACTGAGCTCTAAGCTGAAGAGATTCTTATTTATACTTGTGTTTCTTAATCCAGAGAGAGTTATCAAGGGCTGTGTGCCCTCCAGTGCTGGTGAGAAGCCGTTCAGATCTTGTTTCGTGGTGGGACTTGGTAGGTGAcattgatggttggacttgatgaccctGAAGGTTTtctccaacctaaatgattGTGATCTTGCACGTGGTAATTAGGAGTCTGGGCTTATAGGTAACCACTAGCTGAGGGACGGGACTGTGTTCTGTTCCCACTCTGCCAGAGGCTCGATGTGATTCTAAACAAGCTGGTTTTCTCCCATCTCTCACCTCAGCCTTTCCTTCTGATAAATGATAAATGATTCTATCTTAAGTTACTTGAGATATTATGGTTTCCTTATGACTTTATCTGTCCCAATAGGAAAACTGCAATGGAGGTGGGTTTTATTCCACTGATGTTCATGCTTGTCTTGGCTTTGTTACTCAGTCTTGCCTTCTGTAAGCTCACTCATTAGCAACTAACTATGTTTGTTAATCACTCTAGGAATGCTGTAACCTGTAATATATGCTTTCCCTCATTTTATCATTACGTGATAATTTGCAGGAGAGAGTGCGTGTGTGCAAATTGTAGGCTTAGATTAGTGAAGATGACATAGTCATGATCTTAATTGGACATAAATAGGGAGGAAGGAAAGTAAGTACAGATGAAAGAGTAAAGCACCTGCATGGAGCCAGTGGCACgtaagagggagaagaaagtgaaagagCCCATTGCAGAGTCTGGGAGGGGGGAAAATCTTTCCATAAGATGAGGTCTTAATTGAAGAGTAAAAGAGCTTAACTTGAATGGAAGCTCATGAAACAGTGCATGTTTCAGGTGGGAAGGTTGGTTGTGATTTCTGCCAGTCTGATCAACCGGACTGAAAGCATCAAGAAGCTGGAGCATGCTTTTCCAGTTTAGTTATCTTTGGAATACGTGCAACTAGTGCATTTTAAGGCTGTTTCACAGTGCAAGCCAAAGGGTGCTAAGTGGGAATGCAGTTGTTTGTTGTCAGGCACAGTTCTGATACAAAATACTGCAGCAGATGAACCCTTTGAGTTCATTTGGCTGATACAAGTGAAGTTCCAAGGCACTTTTGTATGTCTGCAACTTGGCGATGTAGAAGCAGGGGAGAGTTCAAGTGAGGAAACAGTCACACAATGTGATATTTGTTAGCCGGAAGATACAGAAGGCCACTGGCATAACAGGCTGGAAATAGagccctttcttttctgctccaTGCATGACATGCTTCCTCTCAAGACTGAGGGGAAGGCCTGGTCCATACATCTCGTTTCGTTCTTCATTGTCGCAGATTAATTTTCATGATTATTGTTACTTTTACCATTTGTCCTTGCTGTGTAACTCTCGTagcatttaagaaataaaggagaTCGTGATAGAGTTTCAAGCAAagattgattttatttcttgctttctggaGATCCTACCTAAACTATCACCAGCATTAGCTAATTCTTCCCAACAGCATGTTTAATCTCAGAGCATCCTGAAGTGCTTGACAAAGTGCAGTTGTGATGCTGTGAGTTATTCCAGTGATTTCAGTATGGGATATTCATCTTTGACTTGGGACACCATCAATTGTCTCACATGTGGGGCTTGCAGGCAAATTCTAGCTCTCTCTCTTCTGTGGCTGCACATGGAGTTGGAACTATTTAGCACAGAGATGAAGGCTGGCAGCTCCTTTGGAGTACATAATTTTGCAGGACCAGAAGGGAAGATAACATATCCTGCTGGAATAGTTAATGGCACCGTTTTATAACTCTCTCCCAACCCAAATTCCTTCCTTGCAGAACTAACACCTTGCAAAGTTCCTGCTGTGCATTCTGTTCTTGGAGGGCTGCCACACACTGAGTAGTATCCCAGCTGGTGACAGAGTTCTTTTAGGGACACTGATGGAGGCAGCTTGCATTGCAGTTTGGGTGGATAAAGCAGGGTGCAGGTGCACCTTGCTGAGAGCAAATGGCAATTGTTCTTGAGCAGGCGAAGCCAGGGACCACGTAAAATAAAGGTCTCATCCAAATTACCCTTAATGGGGCTGATTTAGGACTTTACTGGACGTGCTTATAACCTGTAAATTGGATTATTTGTTGTTAGGTGAAGACAAATGAGAGctcttggaaaaagaaagatacttTGGGCAGAGTGAGATCATCCTGGAGCTGATGCCAGTCCCACTCTGCATCTCTATAGGCATTGGGTCTGATGTTCCAGAAAAGCAGCTGGGCACATGGAAAAGCTCATTTAGCAACCACAGGGTCTGCCCTGCAgaccactgaaatgaaatgtttcattgtCTTTAAACTGTCCAAATGAAGTCCAGATTGTCCCTGTTTCCTTTTGCACTTTCCAGTCTGGGTTGAGCCATTCCAATGGAGAGGGACTTGCTTGTCGTTAGCAGAACAGGTTTCtgaggggaagaagaaatacTGGGGGGGATGTGAGAAGCAGGATAATGGTCTGACTAGACATTCCTAAGCAAAAAGCTCCATTGTTCCTTAGAGGTCAAGTTTCTAAACTTATGTGGCCCTCTGCACATCAGCTGCTCTGAAGACAATCGCTGCAGGGAAATTTTCCAAGCGTGGCTCTTCTCTTTAGGGAAAgaaagtgctgcagctgctaaGAAGAGGTAAGAGAACCAGAAAATGGTTAAGGAAAGATTGACTGCTTGACTTGGGTTTGAATCCAGTGGCGATGAATGCCTGGGGAGCTTGCTGAACTGCAGGTCTCTTGCCTCCCTCTAGCGGTtcatatctttgttttcttgtgaaCAGCATCAGGACCCAGTTCTGCAGTGAGCTGACTGCCCCAGGTCCGAGGgataataagaaagaaaacatgcagctCTCCTAGGTCAGATCCATGAGCAAAAAGGCTTGTGTTAcatcctgctgcagcatcttAATTTTACATGCATTGAGTCCATCTGGTTGAAGTTGCATCCTTCCACTTCTCTTCCTCTTTAAGGATCCTTTC
The nucleotide sequence above comes from Coturnix japonica isolate 7356 chromosome 21, Coturnix japonica 2.1, whole genome shotgun sequence. Encoded proteins:
- the MXRA8 gene encoding matrix remodeling-associated protein 8 isoform X1: MEQLAKLLLWQLLLQQSSVVYLYSVPADASNPDSVVVSVLNISATRGSQAVLPCKSYRMVWTQDRLNDRQRVVHWDVYSTYYGDNKMERLCDMYSAGDQRVYSSYNQGRILMPQNAFTDGNFSLVIKDVAESDAGVYSCNLHHHYCHLYETVKIQLDITKKAKAAKEYWDGEKAVIVALEGSTVMLPCVNRNHIWTERHSEEEQQVVHWDRQPPGVPHDRADRLIDLYASGERRSYGPLFIRQKMNITDTAFALGDFSLRISELENADEGTYSCHLHHHYCGLHERRIYQVFVTEPVREKKVVNLTTHNNAPAVDPNVVRGHNVINVIIPESRIHFFQQLGYVLATLLLFIVLLIIVVFITRKRRQRGYEYNVKKYGEKDVNLKEFTVDTTDLTQYRNEDIRLDYKNNILKEKAEQARSFPAKNIDLDKDFRKEYCK
- the MXRA8 gene encoding matrix remodeling-associated protein 8 isoform X2 — its product is MVNCADQECEQEGSVVYLYSVPADASNPDSVVVSVLNISATRGSQAVLPCKSYRMVWTQDRLNDRQRVVHWDVYSTYYGDNKMERLCDMYSAGDQRVYSSYNQGRILMPQNAFTDGNFSLVIKDVAESDAGVYSCNLHHHYCHLYETVKIQLDITKKAKAAKEYWDGEKAVIVALEGSTVMLPCVNRNHIWTERHSEEEQQVVHWDRQPPGVPHDRADRLIDLYASGERRSYGPLFIRQKMNITDTAFALGDFSLRISELENADEGTYSCHLHHHYCGLHERRIYQVFVTEPVREKKVVNLTTHNNAPAVDPNVVRGHNVINVIIPESRIHFFQQLGYVLATLLLFIVLLIIVVFITRKRRQRGYEYNVKKYGEKDVNLKEFTVDTTDLTQYRNEDIRLDYKNNILKEKAEQARSFPAKNIDLDKDFRKEYCK